The Candidatus Brocadiaceae bacterium genome includes the window CATAAACAACCGCCGCCCTGATACTCTTTACCTTATTCGCCACTATTGCCTCACCCTGACCGGAACCTCCGATAACAATTCCTCTTGAATCTAAGCCCCTTGCGATATCCTTAGCCACGGCTTCAACAACTGGAAAAATAAAATCAGGATAATCATCGGTGTCATTAAATTCATAAGCGCCCAGGTCTTTGACCTCACAACCTGAATCTTCCAGGAACCTTTTCAGTTCTTCTTTTAATTCAAAACCCGCGTGATCCGTGCCAATAAAAATCTTCATAACCAACTCCGCTGTTTTTTATTTTTCATCTCGCGTTTATCCTTGTGCATGCTCATATAGGGAGCAATGGGCAAATGTCAATTATTGTCATATTATACATAATTCCCTGGATATTATTCTTTCCTGTTATTCTTTTTTTTGATTACTATTTTTTCCAATTCAACAAGCAGAAACACTGAAGACGCAATTATAACGATAAACATCCAGTTTTTCCCCGTTATGGAAGCAGTTTCAAAAATGCGTTGCATTGGCGGAGCATACGTAAATAATAGTTGAACGCCTACCGTTATTGCCACGGCGATTAAGATATACCGATTGCCGAGTAACCCTTTTACACTCAAAACAGACCTTTTCAAATAACGGATATTGAAGAGATAAAATACTTCAAACATTACAAGGGTATTTACCGCTACGGTTCTTGACTCTTCAATGGTGGCGCTATGCAGGCGATCCCATAAAAAAAAACCAAAGGTGCCCAGAACGATAATGAAAGAGACAAAGAAGATTCTCCATACCAGGAAAAGAGAAAGAATCGGCTCGCAAGGATTCCGTGGCGGTTTATTCATTGTTCCGCGCTCAGTTTGCTCAAATGCCAGCGAAAGGGAAAGGGTAACGGCGGTAATCATATTGACCCAGAGGATTTGAATGGGGGTGATTGGCAGCATGCGTCCTGATAGAATGGCAACAATAATCATTCCTGCTTCAGCGACATTGGTAGGCAGGATAAAGGTAATAGATTTTTTTATATTATCATAGACCCTTCTGCCTTCTTCAATGGCGCTTACTATTGACGAAAAATTATCATCCATCAATACCATTTCAGACGCCTCTTTTGATACCTCGGTGCCTTTAATGCCCATGGCAACGCCAACATCCGCCCGTTTTAATGCGGGCGCATCATTTACTCCGTCACCCGTCATTGCCACCACGTCACCGTTGCGTTGCAGCGCCTGCACGAGACGCAATTTATGCTCAGGGCTCACCCGCGCAAACACATCCACTGTTTTTACCTTCAGGCTCAATTCCTCATCCGTATAAGATTCTAATTCCTTTCCGATAAGTGCCCTCTTGCCATCGCCAATGCCCAGCTGATCGCCTATGGCCAGCGCTGTCAGCGCGTGATCACCGGTAATCATTTTTACCCTGATGCCAGCGCTCTGGCATTGTTTTATCGCCTGCATTGCCTCTTCGCTGGGAGGATCAATTATGCCGAAAAATCCGAGTAATGTCATGCTCCCCTCCACATCAGCAAAATTAATCTGTCGTTTTTCTCTTTCTACGGTTTTAAACGCCACGGCAATCACCCGCTGCCCCCGGCTCGCAATCTCTTGAATTTTATCCTGCCAATAGGAAATGTTTATAATTTTTTCTTCGCCGTAACACCGCTGATGTGCACAGAGATCCAACACCCGTTCAGGCGCTCCTTTCAAATAGATAAATTGGTGACCGGCATGATCGTGATGTAACGTTGCCATAAAGCGGCGCTCTGATTCAAACGGAATGGTGTCGATACGCGGTAAATTTTCATTTTCGAATGCATAATCCAAGCCTGTTTTTTTTGCAAGGACAACTAAAGCTCCTTCCGTAGGATCACCCTGCATGCTCCATTTTCCCTTGACCTCGTTTAACACTGCATCATTACAGAGCAGGGCCGCGCGTGACATTTCTGTGATCTCAGGATACTCCGATAAAGACGCCTCCTTGTTGTTCAGGGAAAAATCGCCATGCGGGTCATATCCAACCCCGCTCACATCAAAGGCGTTGTTCGCAGTAACAACCATCTTGACCGTCATCTCGTTGCGCGTCAGGGTCCCTGTCTTGTCAGAACAGATAACCGTAACGGAACCAAGGGTTTCCACTGCCGGAAGACGTCGTATAATGGCCTTCCTCCGCGCCATCGCCTGGACGCCAATTGCCAGTGTTATGGAAATGATTGCGGGCAGTCCTTCAGGAATCGCCGCGACAAAAAGGCCAACACTCGCAAGGAACAGATCCACAAAGGAATAACTTTGCACGAACATACCAAAAAGAAACGTCGCTACAGCAATGGAAACAATTGCCACCGTCAATTGACGGCCAAATCCTGATATCTGCTTGAGTAGTCGGGTAGTTAGAGGAGAAACCCTTGCAAGCATTGAACTGATTCGGCCGATCTCCGTATCATCGCCAGAGCCAACAACAACGCCTTGTCCCTGACCATAGGTTACGAAGGCGCCGGAAAAAGCAAGACATGTTCTGTCCCCTATGGTCTTATCTTTCTCCACAGGCAATACGGTCTTTTCCACCGGGACAGACTCCCCGGTAAGCGCAGATTCATCAATGCGCAAATCCCTGACCTTAAATAAACGCATATCGGCAGGCACTTTATCTCCCGACTGAAGAAACACAATGTCTCCCGGCACGACACGGTCAGCTGGCAGCAGGACGCGTTTTTTATTTCTCACGACTGATGCCTGGTGAGAAAGCATGCCCCGAATGGCATCCAGAGCCTTTTCGGCCTTGCCTTCCTGTATAAACCCGATCAACGCATTTAGGACAACAACACCGAGGATAATCCCCGCATCAAGCCAGTGACTGAGCAGAGCCGTCATGAGCGCTGAGCCAAGAAGAACATAGATAAGCACATTGTTTATCTGCGCAAAAAACCGTGAAACAAAACTCCGTTTTTTGGGAGGGGTTAGTCGGTTTGCCCCATATTTCAACAAACGCTGTTCCGCCTCTGCCTGAGTCAATCCTTCGGGTATGCTTTCAATTTTAGAAAATACTTCTTCGATATCCATGGCATGCCAATGAATGCAATCTGCCGTATTAATCTGTTTTGCGTTCGACATAGGAAATACTCCTAAAAAAATCTGTTCTGTTCAGACATTGAAAACCATCGCGCCATGGCTCTGGTTTCACAAAATCTTTGCGTAAGTGACCCTGTCATCGCCCGGCGCGTAAAAATTGCTTAAACGGGAGGTCTCCTGATAACCATTCGCCAGATAGAAAAGCCGCGTGCCGATGTATTGTTCACGCGATGAGGTTTCGATGTATATCTGCCTGCCTCCGGCCTTGCGGATGCTTTCTTCGGCCTGCCGCATGACATATCTTCCCAGACCTTTTCCCTGCATCGAAGGCAATACCGCAATCCAGTAAATATCATAGCTTGCCAAGGTGCAGGGAATCAGCCCGTAGCAGATATACGCAAGCAGATCCTGCGGAGATTCCAGGAGCCAGAATTCATAACCGCTCTCTGCGCCGCGTATCAGTCGCTCTCTAACCAGTTCCATTGCGACTGCCTGTTCAGCAACGGAAAAAAATCCTGTTTCCCTGATCAGGGAGCCGACTGCGGCGGTGTCAGCTTCACAGAGCTCGCTGCGCAATACGAAATCTTTGAGAAATACGGTTTGCCTTAGCATACGATCAGGCTTTTTGTGCCGGCGTCTTTTCGCTTATTTTTTGCCGTTTCGGCGCCCACCAGGCCAATGAAAAAACTGCGGGCATTCATGCCCAGTGTCTGCGTTTCATAACCGCCTTCCTGCACCACCAGGGTGGGAATTTTCAGGGAGGAAATCATGCGGCCGTTTTCCTCGAAATCCTGGGCAATTAAGGACCATGAGCCGGTGGGATCGCCTTTTGCGGTATCAAAACCCAGTGACAATACCAGGCAGCGGGGGGCATATTTACGGATATGATTTAAGGCCTTCTGCAACTCCGTCCGGTAACGCTCGCCGCCAATGCCTTCCTGCAGGGGCATATTAATATTATAACCACGGCCCGGCCCCTCTCCCTTTTCGTCCTCATAGCCGGAAAAATAAGGATAGCTGTGGCGCGGATGCCCGTGTATTGAAACAGTCAGCACATCGGCGCGCTTGTAAAATATCTCCTGGCTGCCGTTGCCATGATGATAATCGATATCCAGCAAGGCAATCTTTCCGTAGCGGCTGAGAAATTGCGCGGCAATCGCGGCGGAATTAAAATAACAAAACCCGCCGAAGCAATTACTCTCCGCATGATGTCCCGGCGGCCTGACCAGGGCATAGGCCTGCTCATAACCGCCCAGCAGTGCTTGGGCGGCGCTTAAAGCACAATCAACCGCGCTTAAAGCGGCCTCCAGCGCATTTTTATTGATAGGCGTAAACGTGTCAATACAATAATAACCGGCGCGTAACGGAAGTTCCCTGGGCGGACGAGTTTTATTGCGAATGGGAAATACATAGGGATACACCGACTTGCCGGGAGGGACATTTATACTGGCCCGTTTTAAAAATTCAACAAAACCTCTCTCGTGCACGGCCTTGATATGCGTATCAGCATAATGCTTTACCGGCAGACGCTCAAAAAAAACGGTTTTTTCCAGCGCCGCGTTGATAACCCTGATGCGCGCAGGAGCTTCCACATAACCTTTTTCCTGCACATGATGAATGTGATGTTTATCGTTTATCAGCAAGGCGATACGGCGCCTACGTGGCGGCAATACCGGCATTTCGTTTCCCGATATTTTTCGTAAATAGCGCGGTGCGCGCAATTTCACAGGATCATCCTGGAGGGAATTGACCACGCGCGAGATATACGTTTTGGGACAAACGCCTCCGTATTTGCGTTCGAGTATCGCCCGTACAATACGCCTGGCCTCATCACACGACAAAATGCCACGGCCCAGATTATCAAACATAAGATAGGGCGGGTCGGTATCTCCCGGTTTTAAGGGCGTTTCGTAATCGGTGTTGATTATCGGAAACACTCCGTAGCGTTCATAAAAACGCAGACGCGCGATATTCTGCGCACGCATTTTTTCATCCGGCGACAGGGACGGATCGTCCGGCAGGCATTCAAAAAAAATGCCTATCACATCCAAACGCAGACATTCTTCCCGCACACGCTCGTACAGTGCGCTGCCAATACCACCACCGGTCTCATGGCGGCCGGTTGAAATATAATCAAGATAGGCAAACTTCAGATCGGCGGCATGAAACAACCAGGCAAAACCTTTCACCTTGCCTTTTGAATTCTCGGCAACAAACAAGATGGAACGAAAGTGGTATTTCAGGGGATCGCGTAGCTGTCCGGAAAGTTTACAGATGTCTTCCTCGCTTAAACCGGGAAACTGCATGCGCAAAATCGTTTGCACCTGTGATAAGGACTCCCGGTTTGCGGGTGTTGTATCATCATGTATTTTGCGGATTCTGAACATGTTCTCTATCCGGTCGTCATTAAGGGACGCAAGGCCGCATTGATTATATCGGCAATCGCCTGATCAAAACGGATGCCCGCTTCACGCAAAGCCGCGGGAAAACCGGCATCAGGCGAGAGGCACGGATTCGCATTTACTTCCAGCGCCCAGGGTTTATTCTCCGCATCCACGCGAAAATCCACCCGCGCATAACCACGAAGACTGAATATTTTCCAGCATTGCAGGGCCATCCGATGCAATTCGTCGTAAAGTTGAGCGTCTGCCTCATGGGTATGAAAGCGGCGCTGCGTATGTTGATATTCAAACGAGTCCTCTTTCCACTTTGCATGGTAACCGACAATACGTGGCATATTTTGTGGAAAATCATCAAAACAGATTTCCGCCGGCGGCAAAACCTGGCAACCGGACTCGGTTTCCAGCATGGAAAGATTAAATTCTCGTCCGTAAATGTAGTCTTCGGCAAACCATTCGCCGCCGTAACGCTGCCTGCGCTTCAAACGTTCCGCGGTCAATGCCTCCGGTTCGTAGACAACAGACTCAGCATCAATGCCAAAAGAAGCGTCCTCCCATACGGATTTTATGATCCATGGGCCTGAGCTCTGCCCCTCGTTTGCCGGCGTCGCTATCCCATGCTGCGCCATCCACCGCTTGGCCAGCAGTTTATGTGAGGACAAAAACAGGCCGTGCAGGGGTGCGCCTGTATAAGGCAGCTGCATGCTTTCCAGCAGAGCGGGCGCAAGATGAATCAGCGCGCCATGTCCCGCGCGGGACTCTACCAGATTAAACACACAGTCGGGTTTCAGCAGGCTCAGGCGTTTACGCATCAGAGGCAGATTGTCGCTAAATGCAAGCGCTTCAACACGGCCTGCACTGGCTTCCAAAGCTGCACGAACCGCTTCAAGCTGTACCAGCGTATCCAGATCGTCCTCTGCGGCGCCGGCTTCGACATCATCGTGGAGCACCACAACACAGGCTTTTCGAGCATTCTCAGGCATACGTAGTGTCACCTACCTTACCAGTGGGTTACTGAGGGGCTGCGTCGCCTGATGAAAGGGCAGATGGCAGCGACGGCACACGGATTCGAGAATCCGACCAATCACCTCCGTATAGGCAACGCCTTCCAAAGTCGCGATAATCGGCAGATCCGAATGTTCAGGATGCAAACCTGCCAGCGGATTCACTTCAAGAAAATTTGGTTTGCCATTCGCGTCCAGACGCAGATCCACACGGCCGGCGTCGCGGCACTTCAGACAACGCCAGACTGAAAGCGACAGCGCTTCCAGGGATTCACGCAGTTCACCCTGCCTTACACGCCGATATTGAACCAGTCGCTCATAGAGTTTCTTATTCCGATAAGAGTACGCCTCGGCTTCCGCATCCGCACGCAAAACAATTTCCATCATGCCCAGAACAGTCGCCTCCGCTCCGGTTCCGATAATCGCTACCGTAAATTCCCGTCCCGGCAAAAAGGTTTCTATCAGCGCCGGTTGGCGATATTCCGTCAGCAAGTCACGACATACCTGTTTCAGCTGACGCTGACTGGTAATTTTTGAAGCAGGCGTTACGCCCTTACCCGTGCCTTCAGCCACCGGTTTGGCAAAAACAGGAAACGGCAGAGCGACCTTTTCGATATCCTTTTCCGTTTCGATCAATACAAATTCCGGTGTCGGCAAGCCAAAGCTTCGGACCACACGTTTACACAGGGCCTTATGCAATGTTAATGAAGCCACTAAAGGATCAGCAAAAGTGTACGGAATAACATACGCTTCAAGCAAAGCAGGCACCTGTGCTTCGCGGCCATAGCCATGCAGGCCTTCGGCAATATTAAAAACCATATCCCAACGCTCACCCTGCGCGACCCGTTTCACCAGGTGGCGGATATTGCCGATACGATCAGGCTGATGGCCTAAAGCCTGAATTGCGTTGGCCAGCGCATCAATGGTGTCCTCCCCGTCAAACTCTGCGGTTTCAATCTCACTATAGCCTTCTGCTAGATAATCATCGCGCAAATCATAGGTCAGTCCTATGCGCATGCAGGCGCTCCATTCTCTTCCACGCGCGCACCAGGATACCGGTAGAGCCGCCCCTCGTAGTTGGTCAACAGCAAATCCTCCCGTTCATATCCCTTCACATAATCGGGTTGCAGAGGAATCTTACCGCCGCCTCCTGGGGCATCGATCACATACGTCGGCACCGCATAACCCGTCGTATGACCGCGCAGGCCCCGGATGATTTCCAGTCCTTTTTCAACCGTAGTACGAAAATGCGACGATCCGGAAATAGGGTCGCACTGATATAGATAATAAGGCCGTACACGTATCTTTAGCAGGCCTTGCACAAGTTTGAGCATCGTCTCGACGGTATCATTTACGCCTTTGAGCAGAACCGTCTGGCTGCCAAGCGGAATACCGGCATCTGCCAGACGTCCGCAGGATTCGGCCGCTTCCGGTGTCAGCTCATCCGGATGCGTAAAATGTAAACTCATCCATAGAGGATGATGCTTCTTTAACATCCGCACAAGCCGCGGTGTTACCCGCTGCGGCTGCACTACCGGCTGCTTGCTGCCGATACGCACAAATTCAATATGCGGCATCTTCCTCAACTGCGTTAAAATCCAATCCAGCTTATCTTCACCAAGGCTTAAAGGATCGCCACCCGAGATCAGCACATCGCGGATAGCTGGCGTAGCTTCAATATAATCCAAGGCTTTTTTTATATCGGATTTTCTGATGGTTTTCTCGCCGATAGCTCCGACCATGCGCGCACGGGTGCAATAACGGCAGTACACTGAACAAAAACCGGTCACCAGCAGCAGTGCGCGGTCAGGATAGCGGTGTACCAGCCCGGGCACCGGACTGTCATGATCTTCGCCCAGGGGATCATCAGCCTCGTCCGGCGTATGCACAGATTCACCCGATACGGGAATTACCGTTTTGCGCAGACCTTGCTGAGGATTGCCGGCATCCAGAAGACTAGCATAGTAAGGCGTAATTCCCACTGGCAATGCGCCCTGATGACGGCGAATTGCCTCGATTTCTTCTTGTGTTAATGTAACAACGCGCGCCAACTCTTCCAGGGTGCTGATACGGTTACGGTTTTGCCAGCGCCAATCATTCCAGTCACTCAGATTTGCCCGCGGATAAAACGTATTTTTAAATGCCCTGCTGCGTCGACTGACCGTTAATTTTGGAATCCTGGTAGCAGGTTTTTTAATACGCTGAAGGTTGGGGGAGATGGTATGTCTGTTTACATGATGAATATCCTGACGGTATGCAACGGCACATAAGCCACTACTCGGAGGTTCTTCTTCATTAACGACTTGCGCTGTTTCTGTTATCATGCAGGTGTCCTTAAAAAATGCCCATAAAATATCTTTTCGGATAGCAGGAAATTGCTTTTCCCACAAGAGTAACAATTAATCAAAAACGGGTAAAATAGCAATCTTTTTTTATTTTTTTTAGAGTCTGTTGCGCAAACCCTAAACCAGCCGTTTTTCATACTCTTATAGAGTAGTATTTATGGATTACCAGCGCATTATATTGACTGCCTTCTGGTTACTGCGACAAGTTTTTAAGCAGTAGTAAAAAGCAAAGGGAAGAAATAATGGGAAGGATGGCGTAAAATGAGGAAGGCATCACGTAGATAGGAGCTGTATCTCATAGTATCTGATTTTTGAAAGGCGCGGACAAAAAAATGATTCATTTTCGAGGCGATCTACTCGTTTTGGAAAAACGAGAAAAAGTTGAAATAATACAGATGCCGAGACAGGCAATATAAGGAAACGCGTCTTACGGTGAGCATTTCCACCTGTTCACGAAAGGGTGTTTTTCGATATTATATGCAGGTCGCTATCAAATTCGTACACAATGGGCACGCCGGTGGGTATATTCAGACGCAGCACTTCGTCCTTTGATAATGCATCCAGATCCATAACAATTGATCTGAGGCTGTTGCCATGGGCAGAAACGATCACGTTTTTACCCGTTTTCAGGTCTTCAAGAATATACTTCTTAAAAAATGGCACTGTCCTGGCCGCCGTATCTTTCAAACTTTCTCCGCCAGGAGGATTTATATCATAACTCCTTCTCCAAAGCAATACCTGTTCCTCTCCAAATTTTTTGGCCGTTTCTGCCTTATTCAAACCCTGTAAATCGCCATAGTGACGTTCATTCAGCGCCTTATCCCGAACGATAGGTATACCCTCTTTTCCTGTTAGCTTCAAAACTATCTCCAGGGTGTGAATAGCCCGTTTTAAAACGGAGGTGTACGCCTTATCTATTTGAAAATTTTTCAGTTTCTCGCCAGCTGAAGCAGCTTCACGTATCCCGTTCCCGGAAAGATCAACATCTATCCAACCGGTAAAACGGTTTTCTAGATTCCATTGTGATTCCCCATGACGTAAAAGAATTAATAATGACATGCCATAACCACGAAATATTTATTCTATCTTAAGTTTTCCGTCCGTTGTTTCTTCTTCCAATTGAATGTTATAGACATCCAGGATTGTACCTTTTGCTTTTTCCAAATTGCCGAGGGATATTTTGTGGTCAATTACCGCCTTTATTTCAAGAGCAGCCTGAATCGTGAGAAACTCCTGTGCACGCAGAATTTCAAGATTCGTTGATCTGCCAACACGGTATTTTTTTTCCTCTACCACTAATCTCTCTTCCGCCAGTTCCCTTGCTTTTTTCGTTGCAAGAACCAGTTTGTTATTAGAGAGCACTGCGCGAACGGCCTCCCGCACTTCTATAACAATATCCAGCTCTTTTTTACTGATATTCAAACGTGCCTGCCTTTTTTCCAGTTTGGATTTGTTATACTCACTTCTGGCAGCACGGTTTCCAATGGGGACTTCTAGGGTAAGCATAAAAAATTCCCCTTGGAAGTCTTCAGAAAAGGTGGAGTCATTGGCCGCGGAGACCTTATTTCCTAAGCCTGAATATCTTATCCCTCCGGTAAAATCCAATGCCGGGTACAGTTCATTCTTTCGTTGCT containing:
- a CDS encoding ribose-5-phosphate isomerase, which produces MKIFIGTDHAGFELKEELKRFLEDSGCEVKDLGAYEFNDTDDYPDFIFPVVEAVAKDIARGLDSRGIVIGGSGQGEAIVANKVKSIRAAVVYDEYSAKMSREHNDANIISLGSRTLDISKAKQLVKLWLETPFSNEERHIRRIEKIKAIEGNNFKIHV
- a CDS encoding cation-transporting P-type ATPase: MSNAKQINTADCIHWHAMDIEEVFSKIESIPEGLTQAEAEQRLLKYGANRLTPPKKRSFVSRFFAQINNVLIYVLLGSALMTALLSHWLDAGIILGVVVLNALIGFIQEGKAEKALDAIRGMLSHQASVVRNKKRVLLPADRVVPGDIVFLQSGDKVPADMRLFKVRDLRIDESALTGESVPVEKTVLPVEKDKTIGDRTCLAFSGAFVTYGQGQGVVVGSGDDTEIGRISSMLARVSPLTTRLLKQISGFGRQLTVAIVSIAVATFLFGMFVQSYSFVDLFLASVGLFVAAIPEGLPAIISITLAIGVQAMARRKAIIRRLPAVETLGSVTVICSDKTGTLTRNEMTVKMVVTANNAFDVSGVGYDPHGDFSLNNKEASLSEYPEITEMSRAALLCNDAVLNEVKGKWSMQGDPTEGALVVLAKKTGLDYAFENENLPRIDTIPFESERRFMATLHHDHAGHQFIYLKGAPERVLDLCAHQRCYGEEKIINISYWQDKIQEIASRGQRVIAVAFKTVEREKRQINFADVEGSMTLLGFFGIIDPPSEEAMQAIKQCQSAGIRVKMITGDHALTALAIGDQLGIGDGKRALIGKELESYTDEELSLKVKTVDVFARVSPEHKLRLVQALQRNGDVVAMTGDGVNDAPALKRADVGVAMGIKGTEVSKEASEMVLMDDNFSSIVSAIEEGRRVYDNIKKSITFILPTNVAEAGMIIVAILSGRMLPITPIQILWVNMITAVTLSLSLAFEQTERGTMNKPPRNPCEPILSLFLVWRIFFVSFIIVLGTFGFFLWDRLHSATIEESRTVAVNTLVMFEVFYLFNIRYLKRSVLSVKGLLGNRYILIAVAITVGVQLLFTYAPPMQRIFETASITGKNWMFIVIIASSVFLLVELEKIVIKKKNNRKE
- a CDS encoding GNAT family N-acetyltransferase, producing MLRQTVFLKDFVLRSELCEADTAAVGSLIRETGFFSVAEQAVAMELVRERLIRGAESGYEFWLLESPQDLLAYICYGLIPCTLASYDIYWIAVLPSMQGKGLGRYVMRQAEESIRKAGGRQIYIETSSREQYIGTRLFYLANGYQETSRLSNFYAPGDDRVTYAKIL
- a CDS encoding ATP-grasp domain-containing protein, with amino-acid sequence MRIGLTYDLRDDYLAEGYSEIETAEFDGEDTIDALANAIQALGHQPDRIGNIRHLVKRVAQGERWDMVFNIAEGLHGYGREAQVPALLEAYVIPYTFADPLVASLTLHKALCKRVVRSFGLPTPEFVLIETEKDIEKVALPFPVFAKPVAEGTGKGVTPASKITSQRQLKQVCRDLLTEYRQPALIETFLPGREFTVAIIGTGAEATVLGMMEIVLRADAEAEAYSYRNKKLYERLVQYRRVRQGELRESLEALSLSVWRCLKCRDAGRVDLRLDANGKPNFLEVNPLAGLHPEHSDLPIIATLEGVAYTEVIGRILESVCRRCHLPFHQATQPLSNPLVR
- a CDS encoding KamA family radical SAM protein yields the protein MWEKQFPAIRKDILWAFFKDTCMITETAQVVNEEEPPSSGLCAVAYRQDIHHVNRHTISPNLQRIKKPATRIPKLTVSRRSRAFKNTFYPRANLSDWNDWRWQNRNRISTLEELARVVTLTQEEIEAIRRHQGALPVGITPYYASLLDAGNPQQGLRKTVIPVSGESVHTPDEADDPLGEDHDSPVPGLVHRYPDRALLLVTGFCSVYCRYCTRARMVGAIGEKTIRKSDIKKALDYIEATPAIRDVLISGGDPLSLGEDKLDWILTQLRKMPHIEFVRIGSKQPVVQPQRVTPRLVRMLKKHHPLWMSLHFTHPDELTPEAAESCGRLADAGIPLGSQTVLLKGVNDTVETMLKLVQGLLKIRVRPYYLYQCDPISGSSHFRTTVEKGLEIIRGLRGHTTGYAVPTYVIDAPGGGGKIPLQPDYVKGYEREDLLLTNYEGRLYRYPGARVEENGAPACA
- a CDS encoding 2,3-bisphosphoglycerate-dependent phosphoglycerate mutase is translated as MSLLILLRHGESQWNLENRFTGWIDVDLSGNGIREAASAGEKLKNFQIDKAYTSVLKRAIHTLEIVLKLTGKEGIPIVRDKALNERHYGDLQGLNKAETAKKFGEEQVLLWRRSYDINPPGGESLKDTAARTVPFFKKYILEDLKTGKNVIVSAHGNSLRSIVMDLDALSKDEVLRLNIPTGVPIVYEFDSDLHIISKNTLS